One stretch of Zingiber officinale cultivar Zhangliang chromosome 6B, Zo_v1.1, whole genome shotgun sequence DNA includes these proteins:
- the LOC121988996 gene encoding tRNA-uridine aminocarboxypropyltransferase 2-like isoform X1, whose translation MGGSDEVDGGGRNDAEEGAAAAARVEEGGREMCWDGCGRPVSVCVCAHLPAQPIPTSTTIIVLHHPHALRRNPLSTLPLLSRSLLRCHTLPGRRLRLGSHSPLDSLYRNATDRPSAVFLFPGGRDLSLFATESGPLPSVLVVFDGTWRQAKEMAAASAPFLERFAVRVSLGGYDPGVEGPSTFESELVLRKEPFQGCVSTMEAVARALRVMEPSGKGAEVEGALLLLLRAMVGFQARHLHPTKPRTKLKKKKEIMAEMVATGKTNEKKGAAEEQNLTE comes from the exons ATGGGAGGAAGTGACGAAGTGGATGGTGGCGGTCGTAACGATGCCGAAGAAGGGGCGGCGGCGGCCGCCAGAGTGGAGGAAGGCGGACGGGAGATGTGCTGGGACGGGTGCGGACGGCCAGTGAGCGTGTGCGTGTGCGCCCATCTCCCTGCTCAGCCGATCCCTACCTCCACTACTATCATCGTCCTCCACCATCCCCACGCCCTCCGCCGCAACCCTCTCTCCACCCTCCCCCTTCTCTCCCGCTCCCTCCTGCGATGCCACACCCTCCCTGGCCGCCGACTCCGCCTCGGCTCCCATTCCCCCCTCGACTCCCTCTACCGGAACGCGACCGATCGCCCCTCCGCTGTCTTCCTTTTCCCCGGAGGCAGGGATCTCTCCCTCTTTGCCACCGAGTCGGGGCCCCTGCCCTCCGTCCTCGTCGTGTTCGACGGCACGTGGAGGCAAGCAAAGGAGATGGCGGCGGCGAGCGCGCCGTTCCTCGAGCGGTTTGCTGTTAGGGTTTCACTGGGCGGATACGATCCGGGGGTGGAGGGGCCGAGCACGTTCGAGTCCGAGCTGGTGCTGAGGAAGGAGCCATTCCAGGGTTGTGTGAGCACAATGGAGGCGGTGGCGAGGGCGTTGCGAGTGATGGAGCCGAGTGGAAAGGGGGCGGAGGTGGAGGGCGCGCTGCTGTTGCTGCTGAGAGCCATGGTGGGCTTCCAGGCGCGCCACCTGCATCCGACGAAGCCCCGCACCaaactgaagaagaagaaggaaatcatGGCAGAAATGGTGGCAACTGGGAAGACAAATGAGAAGAAGGGAGCTGCCGAGGAACAAAATCTAACG GAATAA
- the LOC121988996 gene encoding tRNA-uridine aminocarboxypropyltransferase 2-like isoform X2 — translation MCWDGCGRPVSVCVCAHLPAQPIPTSTTIIVLHHPHALRRNPLSTLPLLSRSLLRCHTLPGRRLRLGSHSPLDSLYRNATDRPSAVFLFPGGRDLSLFATESGPLPSVLVVFDGTWRQAKEMAAASAPFLERFAVRVSLGGYDPGVEGPSTFESELVLRKEPFQGCVSTMEAVARALRVMEPSGKGAEVEGALLLLLRAMVGFQARHLHPTKPRTKLKKKKEIMAEMVATGKTNEKKGAAEEQNLTE, via the exons ATGTGCTGGGACGGGTGCGGACGGCCAGTGAGCGTGTGCGTGTGCGCCCATCTCCCTGCTCAGCCGATCCCTACCTCCACTACTATCATCGTCCTCCACCATCCCCACGCCCTCCGCCGCAACCCTCTCTCCACCCTCCCCCTTCTCTCCCGCTCCCTCCTGCGATGCCACACCCTCCCTGGCCGCCGACTCCGCCTCGGCTCCCATTCCCCCCTCGACTCCCTCTACCGGAACGCGACCGATCGCCCCTCCGCTGTCTTCCTTTTCCCCGGAGGCAGGGATCTCTCCCTCTTTGCCACCGAGTCGGGGCCCCTGCCCTCCGTCCTCGTCGTGTTCGACGGCACGTGGAGGCAAGCAAAGGAGATGGCGGCGGCGAGCGCGCCGTTCCTCGAGCGGTTTGCTGTTAGGGTTTCACTGGGCGGATACGATCCGGGGGTGGAGGGGCCGAGCACGTTCGAGTCCGAGCTGGTGCTGAGGAAGGAGCCATTCCAGGGTTGTGTGAGCACAATGGAGGCGGTGGCGAGGGCGTTGCGAGTGATGGAGCCGAGTGGAAAGGGGGCGGAGGTGGAGGGCGCGCTGCTGTTGCTGCTGAGAGCCATGGTGGGCTTCCAGGCGCGCCACCTGCATCCGACGAAGCCCCGCACCaaactgaagaagaagaaggaaatcatGGCAGAAATGGTGGCAACTGGGAAGACAAATGAGAAGAAGGGAGCTGCCGAGGAACAAAATCTAACG GAATAA
- the LOC121991400 gene encoding proteasome subunit beta type-6-like produces the protein MDLHLNAPYCMGTIVGVTYNGGVVLGADSRMIIGTLVANDSVSDKITQLTDKVYICRSGPAAVLEFVSDYVRNILDQQTIQFGQPATVKATANLVRLLFSYKNTNAIQMGQMGMIVGGWDKYEGGQIFAVAQGGTILKLPYAIDGSGSSGIEGFLDRAWKEGMSKDKAEKLVVKAVSLAIASDAASGGAVRTVTINSDGVMKNCYPPDSLPLCDDKRRRTKTKKRMTTSTELSY, from the exons ATGGATCTCCACCTCAACGCTCCCTATTGCATGGGAACGATTGTTGGCGTGACCTACAACGGCGGCGTCGTCCTTGGCGCAGATTCCAGGATGATCATAGGAACGCTTGTCGCTAATGATTCGGTGTCGGACAAGATCACCCAGTTAACGGATAAAGTTTATATTTGTCGTTCTGGACCG GCTGCTGTTTTGGAGTTTGTCTCAGATTATGTTAGAAACATTCTGGATCAACAAAC AATTCAATTTGGGCAACCTGCAACTGTCAAAGCGACGGCTAATTTAGTTAGATTATTATTCTCTTATAAAAATACG AACGCGATACAAATGGGGCAGATGGGTATGATCGTTGGTGGATGGGATAAGTATGAAGGAGGCCAAATATTTGCTGTCGCACAAGGAGGGACAATTTTAAAGCTCCCTTATGCAATTGATG GATCTGGCTCAAGCGGTATTGAAGGTTTTTTGGACCGAGCATGGAAAGAAGGGATGAGCAAAGATAAAGCCGAG AAATTAGTAGTGAAAGCTGTATCACTCGCTATAGCCAGCGATGCAGCGAGTGGAGGAGCTGTTCGCACAGTTACA ATAAACTCTGATGGCGTTATGAAAAATTGCTATCCGCCCGATTCGCTACCTCTGTGTGATGATAAACGTCGACGGACAAAGACGAAGAAGAGGATGACGACCAGTACTGAGCTGTCGTATTGA